The Patescibacteria group bacterium genome includes the window CACATCTTCGTCTTTCAACTGCTCGGTGATGGTCCCCAGAACATCATCGGCCTCAAACCCTTCTTTTTCGTAGATGGGAATGTTGAACGCCTCAAAAATATCACGCGATCTGATGATCTGCGCCACGAGTGCCTCCTCCGCCTTGGCGCGTCCCGCTTTGTATTCTTTATATGCTTCGTGGCGAAATGTCGGCTTGGGAAGATCGTAACACGCGGCGATATAATCGGGTTTCAGTTCATTGATGATCTTGATGAGCATCGCCGCTACGCCATAGAGCCCACCAGTCGGTTCTCCTTTGCTCGTGGAGAACTCCGGCAGGGCGTGATATGCCCGATGAATGATGGCATGGGCGTCCAAGAGCACCAGTCGTATTTTTGCTTTTTGTTTTACCGCCATGCTATTTTTCTTGTGTGTTCGTTGATAAACGTAAATCGTATCTTCATCATACCCTTCGGCAGTGCGGCCGCAACCCGCTCGGGCCATTCTATAAAAATGAGATTCTCGGGGTCGCGCACAATCTCTGCCCACCCCAGATGAGCAAGCTCTCCCACTCCCTCCAACCGATACGCGTCAATATGCACAAGGTGCTTGAATGTGCTCGCCAGGGCGCTCTTCTCTGGAATCTTGTATATCCGCTCCAGAATAAAAGTGGGGCTCTGTACCGTATCTTTAATGCCGAGTACTGCCGCCACCTCCTTTGTGAACGCCGTTTTGCCCGAGCCAAGATTGCCGGAGAGACCTACCACGAGCGCGCGCTTGTGTTTACCTCTTTTGGCGAGCTCGGTGATAAAGCGCTCTGCGAGCGCGTGGGTTTCCTTGAGGGATCGTGTCTGGATATTCATCTCCTTATGGGCCTTCATCTCCCTATAGTAGACCAACTCTTCCCCGGTGTAAAACAAAAACCCCGCTAGGTAGCGGGGTTTTTGCAGGGGTTTAATATCCTTTATTTTTTTGATTCAGTTTTTTTCGCTTTGCCCTCCTCAAAGTAGCCGTAGAGCTTTCTGCTCAACACAACGAGCACGAGGATGAAGATGACGAGCAAAAGCCATTCAAGAAGTGTATTTGGCAGAAATCCATTGCCGCCAAAGAGCGCGAGAGCGGTGCCGGAAATGCTGTCAACGACTCTGATGCTCACCACATTAGAGCTTTGGGTAACATACTTGCTCTCTACTTGAGCGATATTTTCAATGAGAGTGTTCAGTGGCGCATTATCGGTTATCACCACGTCAAGCGTTACATTTCTCACCTCACGAGGCGCGAGGTTTCCGATATACCAGACAACTTCGCGCTGTGGGTCGTTGTAACTTGCTTTCTCTTCTGCATTCGCGAATTCCACGTAATAGGGAATGCGATCTTTGATTACCACATCTTCAAGCGTGATATCTCCCGTGTTGCGCACTTCAACATTGAAGCGCACCGTTTCTCCTTTAAGCGCCGCGATGGACATATCGGTACCATTTGAAGAATCAAGGTTTACCAACGTCTTCGTGATCGTTATCGCGCGTACGCTCGGAGCTACATAGGTAGGCGGTTGTGGCGTTGTTGGCGGATAATAAGGAAGTGAATTGGTCCTAAAGTTCAAAACACTGCCGTAACTCGTACCGTTTGCGTTCTGCGCCACGGCGCGATAGTAGTAGGTTGTGTTCGGAGAGAGTCCAAACATTGAATATACGAACGCCGTTGAGGGGGACGAGCCCAGACCCTGGCTTGGTGTCGTGAAGCCGAGCGACGCGCTCTGTCCCCATTCAAACCATCCGTTCGTAAAGACATTACCGGAGACAAGCGCAAGGCCGTTCAGGCGCGCGCTGTCGTGGTCAATATTTATTGCAAGATTGGTAATGGCTGTCGGCGGATTGGTGCCGGTAATAATGCCCGTACCCGTAGTGAAACTCAAAATGTTTCCGTATGTCGTGCCATAGGAATTCTGCGCCACAACCCTAAAGTAATAGGTGGTGTTGTTGGCGAGACCGCTGATCGTGTCGCTTACGTTCATAGCGGTAGAACCGTGAGAAATACTATTTGTTTTGTTGCCGAGCGACTGGGTCGTTCCCCATTCAAACCAACGGGTGGTATTGGAGATATTGTACGGATTTACATATCCGTTCAAAGTAGCGGAACTTTGGGTGATGTTCGTCGCGCTGTTTGTTGAAACAAACGGCTGCTGGGTGCCGCCGCCGGTACCCGTTGTCACGAAACTCTGGACGCCGCCGTAGACCGTGCCCGCGCCATTTTGGGCG containing:
- the tsaE gene encoding tRNA (adenosine(37)-N6)-threonylcarbamoyltransferase complex ATPase subunit type 1 TsaE, with amino-acid sequence MKAHKEMNIQTRSLKETHALAERFITELAKRGKHKRALVVGLSGNLGSGKTAFTKEVAAVLGIKDTVQSPTFILERIYKIPEKSALASTFKHLVHIDAYRLEGVGELAHLGWAEIVRDPENLIFIEWPERVAAALPKGMMKIRFTFINEHTRKIAWR